In Acidobacteriota bacterium, the genomic stretch AAAGCTCTCGCCATAATCCCAGGCAGCGTGCAAGCCAATCGCGAACCAAAGGCTCCCGGTCCGGCGAAGGCTGAAGCAGAGCAGCAGCCCGACCAGCCCTGCTGATAGTGCTCCTAACAGGTTCTCGCCATGGTTTGAGAGATGGATGGCGCCGAATAAAACCGACAGCACGATTGCCGCGGGCCAGAATCCGACGCCATCAGACAGTGTCGCAAGCGCATAGCCGCGAAACAGAAATTCTTCCGCAAACCCTACAATAAGAAAAGCAATGGCCCACATGAGGCCGAAGTAAAACATTTCGCCTGCGCCAAGAGCCAGCCTGCCGAAATAAAAGCCTTGGCCAAGCCGGATCACGACCAGCAGGGCTGACAACGCGATCAATCCCATGCCCGCGCCCACCCAAAAGTTGCTCCCAAACGCCCCGCGGGCTGGCAACCCATAATCACGGAAGGCCCTATCCTCCAGGTGGCTCATCACCCAGGCTGCAAAAAGTGGGCAAAGAAACTCGACGCTTTCACCCAGCAGAATCACAGTGGGCGGCAGCTCATGGCCGATGTTCGGCCTGAAGCCGGCCACAGCCAATAGTACCTGGATCGTAATAAAAGGGATTGCCGCCAGGGCGAAGAAAATCAGCAGCCGCCAGCCCGACCGGACGCCGCCGGGCCCTTTGAAGATCCTTTTCAGCATTGGGACCTCGCACGGGAATGAGCAGGAAGATTTTATTCGTTGACGCGCAGGACTGCAAGGAAAGCTTCCTGAGGGATGTCCACTTTGCCAACGCGCTTCATACGGCGCTTCCCTTCCTTCTGTTTTTCAAGGAGCTTACGCTTCCGCGTGATGTCGCCGCCATAGCATTTGGCCAGCACGTTCTTGCGCATCGCTGGAACATTTTCGCGAGCGATGATCTTGGAGCCAATGGAAGCCTGTATGGCCACTTCAAAAAGCTGGCGAGGGATCAACTTCCGCATTCTCTCGCAGAGGGTGCGCGCCCTCGACTGCGCGTGGTCACGATGGCAGACGAATGAGAGGGCGTCAACCGGCTCGCCGGCTACCAGCAAGTCAACCTTCACCAGGTTGGACTCCCAATGCCCCGAAAAATGGTAATCGAGCGATGCGTAACCGCGTGAGACGGACTTGAGCCGGTCGTAAAAATCCAGGACAACTTCGTTCAAGGGCAACTCATAAGTCAGCAACACTCGCTTCTGGGCAACGTATTCAAACCCTTTCTGAACGCCGCGCTTTTCCTCAGCCAGCGCGAGAATGCCTCCCAGATAGTCATCCTGTGTCAGGATCATCGCCGTAATTACCGGCTC encodes the following:
- a CDS encoding CPBP family intramembrane metalloprotease, whose translation is MLKRIFKGPGGVRSGWRLLIFFALAAIPFITIQVLLAVAGFRPNIGHELPPTVILLGESVEFLCPLFAAWVMSHLEDRAFRDYGLPARGAFGSNFWVGAGMGLIALSALLVVIRLGQGFYFGRLALGAGEMFYFGLMWAIAFLIVGFAEEFLFRGYALATLSDGVGFWPAAIVLSVLFGAIHLSNHGENLLGALSAGLVGLLLCFSLRRTGSLWFAIGLHAAWDYGESFIYSVPNSGALVQGHLLNSHFQYGAPTWLTGGAVGPEGSVFVFMVLVILFIVIHRMYPEVRFPSRIAAARLYSPPGMGVISGMPESAPEKD